The Thiomicrorhabdus aquaedulcis sequence ATTTGCAGCGCGGTACAAAGACGGTTTAGGGTGTTTTAAACGCGAAAACCAGTGCTTAAATTCTCTTTAAAATAGGCATTAATGCCTGTTAAAAAGGTTTTTCTTTTTAAAAAACCGCCTATAATGCCAAAATAAACGTGTAAAGGATTTAATCATGCAACATCATCTATTGTTAAATCAACAACCTATTTTAAATGCACAAAAACAGCTGTACGCCTATCAGTTAACCCTTGAAAAAATGCCTGGGATTGAACTTAATGCCGAGCAATGGGAAAACGAGCTCACTGCTTTGTGCGACAGTTTACGTAATCACATTGGGCTGGAAAGCTTAGGGTCGGGTAAGCCGGTATTTTATCGCGCGCCAGCCGCATTTTTAAGATTGGCGTTGTTGCCAAAAGTGGCCGATTTAAATCATTTAATGGTAGAAATAGGGTTAGAGGTGTTAAAAGACACCGTTACTTTAAACGCCCTAAAAGAGATGATGCAAGCAGGTGTAAAGATTGCTGTAGCCAATTACCTACCCACCGCTGAACATGACAAACTTTTGAGCATTGCTAAAACCGTTAAGATAAACGCCGCCCAAATTAATCCCGTACAAGCGTCTTACATAATAACCAAGCTTAAGGATAAAGGGGTAAACGCAGTAATAAGTGGGCTTGAAGAAGAAGACGCTTTTGTGGATTACTTAGCCGCCGGTGCTGATTATTTTCAAGGTTACTTTTTTACCAATCCCATTGTTTCAGCGCAAAAACAAATTGCCAGCAATCAATTAGCCATGCTTAAGTTATTGGCAGAGGTTAATAATCCCGAGGCCAGTTTTGAAAATATTGTGGCCATTGTAGGCTCTGATGTAGGGTTAACTCATAAACTCTTAGCGGCCATTAATCACCCCAGTAATGGCCTAGCCAAAGTGATTGAAACCCTAAAAGATGCGGTCACTTTTATGGGATTAAAACGCTTAAAGTTTTGGGTGAATATGATGATGCTCTCCGAGATTGACGATGTTCCGATGGCATTGTTAACCACGGCGTTGGTGCGCGCCAAGTTTTTAGAAACCATGGCCGAGGTATCGGGTGTCGGTGCACAAAAAGAGCGTTATTTTATGGTGGGATTGTTTTCAACCTTAAACGCTTTTTTAAAAGCGCCTATGGCCGATATTGTGGATCATTTGCCCTTGTCGGCTGAAATTAAATTGGCATTGTTACAGCAAACGGCCAGCGCAGGTGGGGTAATGGGGGGGCACTTGCCGTGGTGCGCGCGTTTGAACAGGGTAATACCCAGTTTTTTATGCGCGGCTATCAGGGCATGGACGTTATGCAAATTTCTAGTGCGTATATGAACGCTAACGGTTGGTCACAAAAAACCTTGGCGAGCTTAAAAGCAGCTTAATGGCAGCATTAATGGCGCAGACTGTTTTAATTAAACGCGCTACTCATTAATTAAAGCTTGAAAGGTAATAAAAAAACCTTATATTAAGCACAAGAGATTTTTGATGTCTTGTTGATTACCGTTAAATCTTCAAAGGAGAATAACAATGAAGCGTATAGGTTTATTTTTACTGACGAACATCGCGGTGATAGCCGTTGCCATGTTAGTCATGAATTTGTTAGGCGTAGGCAATTACATGGAAGGTACCAGTTTAAATCTGGGTAACTTGTTTATGTTTGCCTTAATTTTTGGTTTTGCTGGGTCGTTTGTGTCGTTAGCCATGTCAAAGTGGATGGCCAAAATGAGCACTGGCGCCAAAGTGATTGAACAACCACGCAATGCCGATGAAACCTGGTTGCTTGAAACGGTAGCGCGTCAAGCCGCTAAAGCCGGCATTAAAACCCCAGAAGTGGCTATTTATGACTCACCAGAGCCCAATGCGTTTGCAACCGGCATGACTAAAAACAAATCGCTGGTGGCGGTGTCTACCGGTTTATTACGCAGCATGCGTCAAAACGAAGTAGAAGCGGTATTGGGTCACGAAGTAGCCCATATTGCCAATGGCGACATGGTAACCATGGCGTTGTTGCAAGGCGTTGTGAACACCTTTGTAATCTTCTTTGCCAAAATAGTGGCGTACGTGGTGGATCGCGTGATTTTGAAAAACCAAGAAGAAGGCCACAGTTGGACGTTTATTATTGTTGATATGGTTGCGCAAATTTTCTTTGGTATTTTGGCCAGCATGATTACCATGTGGTTCTCACGCAAACGTGAGTTTCATGCCGACAACGGCGGGGCGTATTTAGCCGGCAAAGAAAACATGATTGCCGCGTTAAAGCGTTTGCAAACCATGCAACCAGGTGTGTTGCCTGATCAAATGGCGGCATTTGGTATTTCGGCTGGTGGCAGTAAATTTGGTGCGTTGTTTATGTCGCATCCGCCATTAGAAGAACGTATTGCGGCGTTAGAAGCCACACCACAAAGTGCGTTAAAAGTAGCTTAATTTTTAAAAACGCATACGTTACTTAGTAACAAAAAAAGCCTCGTTAGAATAGTCTAGCGGGGCTTTTTTGTTTCTAGCGTAAAGCGGGCAATCATAGGCGGCAATACAATTAAACAGCTGTTTAAAAAGCACTAAACGCGTTTTGAATCCACAGCGGTTGGGTTTGTTGGTCTAAAAAGGTGAGTACATCAAATTGCATTTGGTGTTGAGTGTATTGAGGGTGTTTGAGTAGAAACAGTTGTGCGCATTTGATAATGCGTTGTTGTTTTGTGCGGGTAACAAACTCGGCCGGATGGCCATGTAAGGCATTTTTACGGTATTTGACCTCAAAAAACGTGAGTCGTGCATGGCCATGTGCTGTGTGATGTTCGCCAATTAAATCAATTTCACCGCCTTTACAGCGGTAGTTTTGGGCGATGATATGAATACCTTGCTGGTTTAACCATTGTTTGGCTTGCTGTTCTTTAGCAAGCCCTAGGGCTAAAAAGTTAAACACGGTTGGATAAACTTTATGCGCTCTGTGTTTATTATGTGCGTCACTGTGTTACCAGTGCTTCAATTTGCCCGGCGCTGTTGTAGGTCGCCCAAATTAAGCGCTGGCTAACCTCATTGTTTTTTAGGCGCAACCAGCCTGTTTGACCTTGGTTAAGCTGCTCTCCTAGCTGCATTTTGGACAGGTGGTTGGCCACCATATAGGCATCCCAGCCGTAGGCTTCAAATGCGCTGGTTAAGTTTTGACGGTTGATGGCCGCAGGTGCTGTTAAAAAATGTACGCCTTTTAAATCGGGGTGCGCTTCTGGGTTAGCAAAGTTTTGCGGTGCTAAGTTAATGCCGCCGTACACCGGAACTTTAAGTTCGTAGTATGCAAACATTGGCAATATGCTGGCGGCACGGGATGCGTCGTCCAATAATATAATGGCTTCTAAGTCTTGACGCGTGCGCGGAAAAAATTCAACTGAACGGCCAATGGTATTGCGTAATGTGTCGGCACGATTTTTACTGTCGGCTTGCTGAATAAACTCACCTAAAACATCGTTAAGCTTGGGTTGGTTGTCTGTGTAAACTTGCAACGTGACATGATGTTGCGCATCGCTTAACCAGGCCTGTTTAATTTCATTGGCCAATTTGGTTTGTGCCGCGCGGTCACTGGTTAATATGGCAATGCGTTTTACACCCTTTTGGTTGAGTTGTTCAATAATCTGCTGGGCTTCATTAGCGGCTTTAAAGTTAAATTGAGTAAACGGTGCTTGCCCAATGTGGTTAAGGGCAATGATGCTGGGGTCGTTAAACGTTAACATTTTAGTGACCGCTTCCTTGGTTAACGGTCCAATAATGCGTTGTGCTCCAGCCTGTTTGGCTTGACGGTATAAAGAGTCTATTTGATTGATGTTTGAGGAGTCATAAAACTCAATACGCGTATTGTCACCTGAAGCTTGTTGAGCTTTGGTAATCCCGTTGCGAATTTGCTCACTAATCGGTTGAAACTTTCCTTCAAGGGGTAAAAAAACAGCGATGTGGTCTAAGTCTTTTTGTGGGGTTAACAGCGCCATTAAATGGCCGTACAAATTATGCACATAAATGGCGTTTAAAAACTGTTGGCGCACTTTAGGCAAGTTGTTTTTGGGATTGTCGCCTTGCATGGCTTTAATTAAAACGCCCCATGCCATAACGTGCTCTTTGCTGTTTTGAGCGAGTTTATCGACACTTTGGGGTGGTATTGAGCTAAGCACACGCCACATTTGCTGTTCTATGTCGGCTTGTTGTTGGGGTGTGGCTAAGTGCCAAGTTTGGGTGTTTAGCTCAATATATTTGGGCCAATCTTTTTGTTTTTGCGCCTGTTTCATTTGGCCGGTTAGCTGGCTAATGCTTACGGGCTTGCTTTGGGGCAGGGGAAGAGCGCTAATGGTTTCGGGTGCCCGACTGTCTTGTTGGTCACGTGGAACCGGCGGCGATGCACAGCCGCTTAGATGCAGGATGACCACGCCTAAAAGCAGGTGGATAAGGTGTTTTAAACGAATAAGTGGGGTGATGAAATTCATTTTCTTATAGAATGTCGTAGTTAATCGTAGCCTAATTATATCGTAGAGACCTCTGAACGAGTGGATTGTCGGTAAAAAATGGTTAAATTAAGCGTCTTTTTATTTTACAGTGGTTTTTTAAGAGTGTTGTATGACTGAATTTTTACCCCAACCCCAACCCCAACCCGAAGCTGAGCAGTCTTTGCGCTTTGTTCAAGATAGTTTTATCGATGCGAGCGTGACAGGCACCTTGTTTATAGTGGCCACGCCCATTGGAAATTTAAACGACATTAGTACACGTGCGATTGAGACTTTGCAAAAAGTGCATTGGATTGCGGCTGAAGACACACGGCACAGTAAATCTCTGTTAAACGCATTGGGGGTTTCTACGCCCATGTTGAGTTTGCACGACCACAATGAGCAATTTCGTGCCGAACAGTTGCTAACACGTTTATTGGCCGGTGAAAATGGCGCGTTAATTTCAGACGCCGGCACCCCTCTTATTAACGACCCTGGGTTTCATTTGGTTAAGTTGCTGCGCCAACAGAAAATTAAAGTGGTGCCTATTCCCGGTGCCAGTGCGGTGATTACTGCCTTGTGCGCCGCAGGCTTGCCCACCAATCGCTTTAGTTATGAAGGGTTTTTACCCGCCAAATCGGCCAAGCGGTTGGATGTTTTAAGCGCTTTGCAAAACGACACGCGCACCTTGGTGTTTTACGAGTCGCCGCATAGAGTGTTGGATAGCTTAGCGGCCATGCGTGAGGCTTTTGGTGCGGCGCGTCAAATGGTGTCAGCGCGTGAAATGACCAAACAGTTTGAGCAGTTTGTTTCGGGCACGGTGGATGAAGTGTTGAATTACTATAATGAACACCCCGACAAAGTGCGTGGCGAATTTGTGCTGATGGTCATGGGGGCGGTGGCACAAGACGCACCAGAAGTAACCGAACAAGATGGTTTAATTAACCTAATGTTACAGCAAGCGTTGCCAGTTAAACAAATTACCGACATTGTGTCGCAATACAGTGGGCTCAAGAAAAAAGCGGTGTATAACCGGGTTTTGCAGTTAAAAGAGTTGATTTAGGCTTTTATAACGCTGCGCCTAGCGTAGATGAATTGCGTGGGTAAAAAGGTACAAGCCCGATTCTGGAAGGGCTTGTACGCATTCCTCACAATAATTGACAGATAAAAGAGGAAAAAATCAGTGCATGCGGTATTTAAATAAGCATTTTTAAATAACCAGGTACGCTGTAAAATTTTCGGTAAAAACGTTATATCCAAAAGAACATAACGAATATTAGACCAAAAAAAACACCAAATCAAGCTTTTTATAAGCTTAATGTTGGCGTTTTTTAAGTTGACCAGGCCTGGTCAAGACTAATTCAAGGCTAATTCAAGGCTAATTAAGGCGTTTTTAAAACCGATTTGCGCGGTAATCTTCAAAGGCCTGCTTAATTTCTTCAGCTGTGTTCATCACAAACGGTCCGCCTTTTACCACGGGTTGGTTCAGCGGCTCACCGCTTATCAATAAAAACCGCGCGTTGGCGCTCTGGCTGCTGATGGTGACAAGGTTGCCCGCACTGAGCACCGCCAATTGCTGTGCGTTAATGGTGTTGAGTGCGCCGGGTTTACGCACCTCACTCACCTCACCCACTTCGATACGGCCTTGATGCACATAAATAAAAGCATTGGCCGTTGCACTCAGCGACTGAGTAAGCGGTGTGCCTGCGTTAAGGTTAACGTCCAAATACGTGGGGTGAATAATGGGGTTGTCAATAACCCCTTGCGTGCCTTGTTGGGTTTGTCCGGCCACGACTTTAAGGGTTGTGCCATTGTCCCAGGTTTCTAACGGCACAGCATCCGGTGCAAACTCTTGGTAGCGCGGCGCTTGCATTTTAAGGTGGCTGGGCAAGTTTACCCACAATTGAAATCCCATTAATAAGCCATCTTGTTGTTCGGGCATTTCGGAGTGAATAATGCCGCGACCGGCGGTCATCCACTGAATACCACCGGGTTCGATCACGCCTTGATTGCCCGCGTTGTCGTGATGGCGCATGCGGCCGGCCAGTAAATAGGTTACGGTTTCAAACCCACGGTGTGGGTGGGGCGGAAAGCCACCAATGTAATCTTGCGGGCGATCGGTTCCAAACGCATCAAACATTAAAAAAGGGTCTAAATCGGGTAGGTCTGGCTGGCCAATTAACCGTGATAATTTTACGCCATCGCCGTCCGAGGTAGCCAGGCCTGAGTAAATGGCTTGAATATGCCGTGGCTGAGTTGGCTGCGTTGGCTTTGTATTGGAGGTTGTATTTTGTTGTGCATTTTGTTGTGCATTTTGTTGTGCATTTTGTTGTGCATTTTGTTGTGCATTTTGTTGTGCATCCGGTTTTAGGGCGAGGGTCATAATGCGCTCCTTATGAGTGAAACGTCGTTTTGATTGAATAAGTTAACGTTGTCATCAGTTTATACGGCTTAAATTGGTTGGTAAATGGTCATATTTTCAATTGATTGTTGCCAGCACAGCAATAAAATAGCCAAATTAATCCATCTATCATTGTTAAAAGGCGACTTAAAATGGGGCTATTTGAAGAGTTTGAGGTGTTTATTCGTGTGGTCGAAGCCGGCGGTGTGGGTAAAGCCGCCGAGCAGATGAACTTGGCTAAATCGGTGGTGAGCCGCAGGTTGGCCGATTTGGAGGTGCGTGCCCAAACAAAGTTGATTCAACGCACCACCCGAAAATCGAGTTTAACCGAGGCAGGGCGTGATTATTATGAGCGTGCTTTGCAAGTAGTGGAGCTGGTGGCGCAAATGCAACATCAAACCCAAGAAGCCCAAGCGCAATTGCAAGGGCATTTAAAATTGTCGTTACCCCTATCGTTTGGTTTGCAATATTTAACGCCATTAATGGATGAGTTTGCCAAACGTCATCCTCAGTTAAGCGTGCAGATGGATTTTTCGGATCGTCAGGTTGATTTGGTGGAAGAGGGTTTTGACTTGGCATTGCGCATAGGCGAACTTAAGGATTCAACCATTCAAGCTCGCAAAATTGTTCCCATTCATTTTGTAATGTGCGCCAGTCCCGGGTATTTAGAGCGTATGGGCAATCCAAAAAATCATGAGGCGCTTAAAGAGCATGTCGCTTTAAAGTACGCTCAAGCCGGTGGCGGAGCTTCTGGTCTAGGAGCATGGCACTTAACAGCGCCGAGCGGTGAGGCGGTGGTGTTAAATTTAGCCTCTAAAATGCAGGCCAATAACGGCAGTTTTTTAAGTGATATGGCCGTGGCCGGTCATGGAATTTTACTTTCGCCTACGTTTATAGTGGCCGATGCTTTAAGAGCGGGTCTGCTTAAGCCGGTGCTCACGGATTATAAAGTGGCGTCTGTTGAAGCGTATGCAGTGTACCCTCAAAATCGGTTTTTGGCCGCCAAAACTCGGGTGTTTATCGAGTTCTTGGTTGAGCAATTGGGCGGTAATCCTTATTGGGATAAGGACTTGTTTTAGGGCGTATGCTTAATGAGATCTTTGCACGAGTGGATGTACGGTCAAAAATGGTTAAAATTCACCTGCTTTTCGTTGGAAAACTTGCGAATAGCCAGCTATTCACTGCGTTTCCTGCCTCAATCAGGCAAATTTTCTCTCATTTTTTTCTCGCACCCCACTCGTGCAAAGGCCTCTTAATTTGTGAGCAATGATTTATTTATGGCCACTTTAAGGTCATTTAAGGCCAAGATTTTTGGCTCGCTTATCGCTTAGGTGGGGATGTTGTAAAAGTGAATAGATTAATGCGATTGCGGTGCGTTTTGTTCAAGTATTTTATGCACAACGTCCAGCAGGCTTTTGGGGGTGAAGGGCTTTTTAATCCACGCTTGAACGCCTAAATTTTTGGCGTCAATTTTTACTTGCACACCATTTTCGGCACTGAGCATAATCACCGGGGTGTTGGCGTGGTGCGTTAAGTTTTTAGTGTGTTTAATAAAGTCTAAACCCGTTTGGGCATCATGGCCTGCAGCGAGCATGTAGTCGGCAATAATTAAATTGTAAATACCTTGTTGAGCAAATTGCGAAGCTTGCGCTAAATCTTCGGCAGCATCGACGCTTAACCCCTGGCTTTCTAGTGTCATTTTAAGCAGAGAACGAATGACTTGGGAGTCATCTAAAATCAGAATTTTAGGGGGGTTGGGCATATTGACTCTTTTAATACTCTTTAATAAAGGTAAAAAGACAGTGGGCACAAAAGCTAATGCACATAAAAGCTAATGCACACAAAAACTAACGCGCACAACTTGGTCAATGCGCCTAAGCAGTATAGTGCTAAATGGGTTACAACGCGAATTTTCAAAACTGGCTTAAGTGTTCTTATGCTGTAAGTACATTAGACAGGTGGTTTACGTTGCTCAAGAATGGTTTAGTTTTAAGGCTTTTATAGAGTAAATATCGTAGCGTGTGTTGGGGCTGCTGATATGGGCGGTTGGGAGTATGTTGGTTGTTTTTAGGGGGCTTATTGGCCAATCACACTTGAGTGCAGGGGCATTTTTGGGTCGTTTAACGACTACGCGATATTGGGCAATCCGCAGAGCTGCACTGAGTAATTGTTCGCTGTCTAAGTCCGGGCCAACAAGGGTTTGCAGGGCTTTCATATCTTTTTTAGTGGCGGCGACTTTTTTCTTTTCGGGATACATAGGGTCAAGGTACACCACGTCAACGCGATTTTGTGTGGTGTGTGAATCGTTTATCAAATCGTTTTTTAAGCTGTTTAAATAGTCGGTGGCATCTATGTTGGTTAGGCTTAGGCGGTTTAAAATAGCGCATAACCCGTCCAAATCGCTCGTTGGGATGTGATGTGTGGTTTGCCCTGCATTGGTAAGCTGTTGTTTGGCGCGGGTTAACGCGTCGTTAAGCAAGGCCGCGACGATGGGCGAGCGCTCAATCATGTGGACGTTAAATCCAAGCGATGCCAAAACAAAACTGTCGCCGCCCATGCCCGCGGTTGCATCGATAATATTGGGCAGACCCGTGGCTAAGTTTCCCATGGCGCGGGCTAACGGTTGGCCTTTGCCGCCGCCAAACTGGCGGCGATGGGCTTTTTTACCGGCTAAAAAGTCAACCGAAACCGCACCGCTGTCGGGTGGTAAAAGGGCTAAATGCAATGTGGCATTGTCTTTATCAGGGTTAAGCCAATCCAGCACCATGTCGGCAGGCTGTGCTAGGTGTGAGCACAATGGAAGGTTTAAGGTTGCTTGTAAGGCGTGCGCCCATTTTGGGTGGTGCTGGTCGTTGATGGCAATAATCATAAAAATTCAGGTTTGGGCAATGTCATTAAGAGTGATAGTTTAAACTATCACGCCGATTAATGGCGGTTAAGGTTGGGTTTAAACATGCCGACTGTAAGCAGAGAAAAAGGAAGCCGTGTGTTAAAAAGAGTGGTTAAAAACATAAGAGTTACAGCGTGGTTTGTGGCGTGTCTAAGTTCGCTGTCTTTGAGTGGCTATGCGCAGGGTGTGTGGGCGGAGCAGCCGCATTGGCAGACGTTTAAGCAGTTGCAACACGCCGGCTTGCTGTTTACCGATGAAAAAGGCCGCGTCTTGCAGGCTCAGGCGGCGAATCGAGCCTTTATTCCGGCGTCCACCACCAAGTTGGTCACGGCTTATTTGGCGCTACAACATTGGGGTGCCCAACATCGTTTTAAAACCGAATTTTATCTGCAGGGTAATACGCTGTGGATAAAAGGCTATGGAGATCCTTATTTAGTGTCCGAAGAGCTGGCACACATGGCCAATCAACTTGCCGTGAAGTTGCGTGCTTTGGGTGTGGTAAAACTCAATGGGCTGCATTTAGACACCGATTATTATTCACCAGGCCTGGTCATGCCGGGTATTAGTAATACCGACAATCCTTACGATGCCATTCCATCGGTTTTAGCCGCTAATTTTAATACCATAAACATTCAAAAAAAGGCGGGTCAATTGAGCTCGGCCGAGCCACAAACCCCGTTAACGCAAAGCGGTTTGCAGGTGGCCAAAACCATTGCACGCTTTAAAGAGGGGGGAGGAACGCGCCAGCGCGTTAACTTAGGCAAAGACCCACGGTTGGCCGAGCGTTATTTTGCCGAGCAGTTAGCGTTTTTTTAACGCAAAAAGGGGTAGAGGTTGCCCCAGTGGTGCAGTGGAAAACATTGCCTTATTTAGACTCTATAGACCGTAAAGACATTAAGCCTGTGTATGCGCATTACAACAGTTTAACGTTGGCGCAAATAGTCCAGCCGATGATGCACTATTCCACTAATTTTATCGCCAATCAACTGGCGTTAAATTTAAGCGTTGAGCTCGCCGGTGCACCCGCTAGCCCGCAAAAAATAGCGCAGGTTTATCAGCAAGCGTTGCGTAAACAATTTGGTTGGCAAGACTTTACCATTGAAGAAGGGGCGGGATTGTCGCGTCAAAATCAACTGTCGCCCCAGCAGTTGATACAACTGCTTAACGCATTTAGCCCGTGGCGAGAACTGTTGCCCGAAGTGGTGCCTAATGTGTACGCTAAGTCGGGTACATTAATGGGCGTGAACGCATTGGCGGGTTATGTTAAGCAGGCCAATAATCAATGGTGGCCGTTTGTGTTTATGATTAATCAACCCGTAACCTACGCCTATCGTAATCAATTGGCACAAGAGTTAAGTCAGGTTAAATAGAAAAGACCTTCGTTATGGAGATTATGGATTGACCAGGCCTGGTCAGAACGTTTTTAGCCGACAATCGACTCGTGCAAAGGACTTGTTTTAGATTAATTTGACTTATCGTTCGCGTTTTAAGGGGCTTTAAGATACTATACGCGCCGTTAAAGTGGGTTGGACAATCGCGGGAGTTTTTAAAACTCCGGAGGAAAGTCCGGGCACCATAGAGCGCAATGCCAGCTAACGGCTGGGCGGTGAGAGCCGACGGACAGTGCAGCAGAAAATACACCGCCGATGACACGCTTGCGTGAACAGGTAAGGTTGAAATGGTGCGGTAAGAGCGCACCGCGTAACTGGCAACAGGTGCGGCAGTGAAAACCCCATTGGGTGCAAGACCAAATAGGGAAACACCGTAATAAGCTTGCTTATTACACCTTGTGGCTCGCAGGGGTTTCCGGGTAGGTTGCTTGAGGTCGGCAGTGATGTCGTATCCAGATGAATGATTGTCACTCTTTTAGAGTACAGAACCCGGCTTATAAACCCGCTTTAACTTTTTTCTTACTCTTTTATTTCTAATTTCTTACTGGTTTATCCATCCAGCGGTCTGTCCGCACATCACGTTGTTAACTTCCTAATTTTTAAGTTTTTTTTAAAATAGTAAAATTTTTTTATTTTGATTTTAATCCCTTCTTTGCATAACGTAATACACCTTATCTGTGGTTTTTAATTTAGTTAAGCACTATATATTGTGCATTGGGTTAACCAGGCCTGGTTAAAGACTCGCAAAAGTGCACACAGAATCTTGATGTTAAGTCTTAAACCTTATTTTTCTTATGGGTTGCAACCTGTTGAAAATTAACAAAAATATTTTTTAATGCTTGTGCTGTTTTTTGCATTTAAAAAGGCTGTAAGTTGTTGTCTTGTAATGAGTTTTTAGTTTTATTGAGTTGACAGTGGTGCTTAAGAGCAATATAGTGGCATCAAGTGGGGAGAAGTGGCGGAATGTGGGAGAAAAATGCTGTTTTTTAGAGGAATCAATTCAGTCAGTATCGATATTAAGGGACGCATGGCGATTCCTAAAAAGTATCGTGACGTGATAGCTCTAAGCAGCCACAACCAGTTGGTTGCCACTATTGATTTACACAGTCCTTGTTTATTAATTTACACATTAGACGAGTGGGAAATTATTGAACGCAAATTAATGGCGCTCCCCAATGTTGATCCACAAGCTCGTTTGTACCAACGATTGTTGTTAGGGCATGCGTCCGAGATGGAGATTGATTCACAAGGCCGAATCTTGTTGCCCAGCTTGCTAAGAGAACACGCCAAAATTGACAAAGAATCTATTCTGCTCGGACAAGGTAATAAGTTTGAGTTGTGGTCGCAAGAAGCTTGGGATGTTAGTCGTCCTGAAATGATTGAAAATGCAATGACCAATCAAATTTCGGATTCGCTGGCCAGCTTGAGTTTGTAAATGTTTAAAAATTGTAAAAACGATACAACACGATAGAAAACGATAAAACTGCAAAGGATTGAGTTGGGTGAATACATTGGATAATGAATCCTTAGCGAGTAACCCGGAGCACTCGGAAAATACGGCGTTTAGTCACTCTTCGGTACTCTTAACCGAATCGGTTGACGGTTTAGCGATTAAGCCCAATGGCATTTATATTGACGGTACGTTTGGACGCGGTGGTCATTCACGTCATATTCTTAATTCATTAGGTGAGAGTGGTCAGCTGTTGGCCATTGATCAAGATCCGGAAGCGATTGAGTTTGCTAAGAAAAATTTTACGGATGCCCGTTTTTCGATTCAGTACGGTAGTTTTGAAGACTTAATTGAATATTGTAGCGCGCGTAATTGGGTCGGAAAAGTGGACGGTTTACTGCTTGATTTAGGCGTATCTTCCCCTCAATTAGACGACGCTGAACGTGGGTTTAGTTTTATGCGTGAAGGGCCACTGGACATGCGAATGAACCCTCAGGCCGGATTAAGTGCCAGAGAGTGGTTGATCGAAGTGGATGAAGCAACGCTCAAGTTGGTGTTACAAAATTACGGTGAAGAACGTTTTTCTGGGCGCATTGCCCGAGAAATAAAAGAGGCCAGTGTGCTGGGAACGTTAAACACCACCACCGATTTAGCCAATTTGG is a genomic window containing:
- a CDS encoding class I SAM-dependent methyltransferase, which produces MIIAINDQHHPKWAHALQATLNLPLCSHLAQPADMVLDWLNPDKDNATLHLALLPPDSGAVSVDFLAGKKAHRRQFGGGKGQPLARAMGNLATGLPNIIDATAGMGGDSFVLASLGFNVHMIERSPIVAALLNDALTRAKQQLTNAGQTTHHIPTSDLDGLCAILNRLSLTNIDATDYLNSLKNDLINDSHTTQNRVDVVYLDPMYPEKKKVAATKKDMKALQTLVGPDLDSEQLLSAALRIAQYRVVVKRPKNAPALKCDWPISPLKTTNILPTAHISSPNTRYDIYSIKALKLNHS
- a CDS encoding D-alanyl-D-alanine carboxypeptidase, yielding MLKRVVKNIRVTAWFVACLSSLSLSGYAQGVWAEQPHWQTFKQLQHAGLLFTDEKGRVLQAQAANRAFIPASTTKLVTAYLALQHWGAQHRFKTEFYLQGNTLWIKGYGDPYLVSEELAHMANQLAVKLRALGVVKLNGLHLDTDYYSPGLVMPGISNTDNPYDAIPSVLAANFNTINIQKKAGQLSSAEPQTPLTQSGLQVAKTIARFKEGGGTRQRVNLGKDPRLAERYFAEQLAFF
- a CDS encoding D-alanyl-D-alanine carboxypeptidase; translated protein: MQWKTLPYLDSIDRKDIKPVYAHYNSLTLAQIVQPMMHYSTNFIANQLALNLSVELAGAPASPQKIAQVYQQALRKQFGWQDFTIEEGAGLSRQNQLSPQQLIQLLNAFSPWRELLPEVVPNVYAKSGTLMGVNALAGYVKQANNQWWPFVFMINQPVTYAYRNQLAQELSQVK
- the mraZ gene encoding division/cell wall cluster transcriptional repressor MraZ, whose amino-acid sequence is MLFFRGINSVSIDIKGRMAIPKKYRDVIALSSHNQLVATIDLHSPCLLIYTLDEWEIIERKLMALPNVDPQARLYQRLLLGHASEMEIDSQGRILLPSLLREHAKIDKESILLGQGNKFELWSQEAWDVSRPEMIENAMTNQISDSLASLSL